One segment of Clostridium ljungdahlii DSM 13528 DNA contains the following:
- the yjeM gene encoding glutamate/gamma-aminobutyrate family transporter YjeM, giving the protein MESTEQKQKKMTLIALVLMIFTSVFGFTNIPRAFYLMGYGAIPWYILSAITFFIPYAFMMAEYGAAFKNERGGIYSWMEKSVGAKYAFIGTFMWYASYVIWMVNISSTIWVPFSNAIFGSDKTATWSLLGLNSTQVLGILGICWILVVTLTASKGLEKITKVTSVGGTAVALLNIVLLIGAVAVLIGNGGHLAQPIVSSAAFTQSPNPDYQSGISVLAFLVFALFAYGGIEAVGGLVDQTEKAEVTFPKGVTVAAIIIAIGYAVGIFLCGIFTNWKEVLAVKGVHMGNVAYVVMQNLGYQIGQSFGCSQATSLTIGAWTARYAGLSMFLALSGAFFTLCYAPLKQLVEGTPKELWPGKMAEIKDGMPKNAMWVQCIFVVAFIALVSFGGDAASKFFNILIKMTNVAMTVPYMFLSAAFIAFKKKTEIKKPFEVFKSYKWTCIATVVVTFTIGFANFFTIIEPAVHGNLKDTIWMIIGPVFFTIIALLIYGSYEKKSKKELQ; this is encoded by the coding sequence ATGGAATCAACTGAGCAAAAACAAAAAAAGATGACGTTAATAGCACTAGTATTAATGATTTTTACATCAGTATTTGGATTCACTAATATACCCAGAGCATTTTATTTGATGGGTTATGGTGCAATTCCTTGGTATATTTTATCTGCAATAACTTTTTTTATTCCTTATGCATTTATGATGGCAGAATATGGAGCAGCATTTAAAAATGAAAGAGGTGGAATCTACTCGTGGATGGAAAAGTCTGTTGGAGCTAAATATGCTTTTATAGGAACATTCATGTGGTATGCTTCTTATGTAATTTGGATGGTTAATATATCTTCAACAATATGGGTACCGTTTTCAAATGCTATATTTGGAAGTGACAAAACGGCAACCTGGTCACTATTAGGATTAAATTCCACTCAAGTCTTAGGAATATTAGGGATATGCTGGATTTTAGTTGTAACATTAACAGCATCTAAGGGATTGGAAAAAATAACAAAAGTAACATCAGTAGGTGGTACAGCAGTAGCATTACTTAATATTGTATTATTAATTGGAGCAGTAGCTGTTTTAATAGGAAATGGCGGCCATTTAGCTCAGCCAATTGTATCATCAGCTGCTTTTACACAATCACCAAATCCTGACTATCAAAGTGGCATTAGTGTATTGGCATTTTTAGTATTTGCATTATTTGCTTATGGCGGAATAGAAGCAGTGGGAGGATTGGTAGACCAAACTGAAAAAGCAGAAGTAACATTTCCAAAAGGTGTTACTGTAGCAGCAATAATTATTGCAATAGGATATGCTGTAGGTATATTTTTGTGCGGCATATTTACTAATTGGAAAGAAGTGTTAGCAGTAAAAGGTGTGCACATGGGCAATGTTGCTTATGTGGTAATGCAAAACTTAGGATATCAAATAGGACAAAGCTTTGGATGCAGTCAAGCAACTTCATTGACAATAGGAGCTTGGACAGCTAGGTATGCAGGGTTATCTATGTTTTTAGCACTATCGGGAGCATTTTTTACATTGTGTTATGCGCCATTGAAACAATTAGTGGAAGGTACACCAAAGGAATTATGGCCAGGAAAAATGGCTGAAATTAAAGATGGAATGCCTAAGAATGCTATGTGGGTTCAATGTATATTTGTAGTGGCATTTATAGCACTAGTATCTTTTGGAGGAGATGCAGCGTCTAAATTTTTTAATATATTAATAAAGATGACTAACGTAGCAATGACTGTACCATATATGTTTTTATCAGCTGCATTTATTGCTTTTAAAAAGAAAACAGAAATCAAAAAACCTTTTGAAGTTTTCAAAAGTTATAAGTGGACATGTATTGCTACAGTAGTAGTTACTTTTACCATAGGTTTTGCTAATTTCTTTACAATAATAGAACCAGCAGTACATGGAAATTTAAAAGATACAATATGGATGATTATAGGTCCAGTATTCTTTACTATAATTGCTTTATTGATATATGGATCATATGAAAAGAAAAGTAAAAAAGAATTGCAATAA
- the pepT gene encoding peptidase T, which yields MSKVVEKFTKYIKFDTRSNEEMNTVPTTQGQMVLAKELSKELKKIGMREVSVDENGYVMASLPSNVDKEVPTIEFIAHMDTSPEVSGMNVNPKFIENYDGKDIVLNGEKNIVLSPKDFPELKDYVGKTLITTDGTTLLGADDKAGIAEIITALETLIENPEIKHGNVKVAFTPDEEIGRGPDHFDVEKFNANAAYTVDGGDLGELEYENFNAASAEVIISGINVHPGSAKGIMINSMLIAGEFMSMLPQNETPSTTEGYEGFYHIVALNGGVEQTKLEYIIRDFDEKNFEKRKQFITGAAESLNKKYGKSIVKIEIKDQYKNMKEKIEPVKHIVDIAFEAMKSVDVVPKVQPIRGGTDGASLSFKGLPTPNIFTGGHNFHGKFEYIPVYSMEKAVEVILKIVQLYGKM from the coding sequence ATGTCTAAGGTCGTAGAAAAATTTACTAAATATATAAAATTTGATACTAGATCAAATGAAGAAATGAATACGGTTCCTACTACGCAAGGACAGATGGTGCTGGCAAAAGAATTGTCAAAAGAGCTAAAGAAAATAGGAATGAGAGAGGTTTCAGTAGATGAAAATGGATATGTAATGGCATCGTTACCATCTAATGTTGATAAAGAAGTTCCTACCATAGAATTTATTGCACATATGGACACAAGTCCAGAAGTTTCAGGAATGAACGTAAATCCTAAATTTATTGAAAACTATGATGGTAAGGATATAGTTTTAAATGGAGAAAAAAATATTGTTCTTTCTCCAAAGGATTTTCCAGAATTAAAAGACTATGTTGGAAAAACACTTATTACTACAGATGGGACTACTCTTTTAGGCGCTGATGACAAAGCAGGAATTGCTGAGATTATCACTGCTTTAGAAACTCTAATAGAAAATCCAGAAATTAAGCATGGAAACGTTAAAGTTGCATTTACACCAGATGAAGAAATTGGAAGAGGACCAGATCATTTTGATGTTGAAAAATTCAATGCAAATGCAGCTTATACGGTAGATGGAGGAGATCTTGGAGAATTGGAATACGAAAATTTCAATGCTGCAAGTGCAGAAGTAATTATTAGTGGAATAAATGTTCATCCAGGAAGCGCAAAAGGAATAATGATAAATTCAATGCTTATTGCTGGAGAATTTATGAGTATGCTTCCACAGAATGAAACTCCATCAACTACAGAAGGTTATGAAGGCTTTTATCATATAGTTGCACTTAATGGTGGAGTAGAGCAAACAAAGCTTGAATATATAATAAGAGACTTTGATGAGAAAAATTTTGAAAAAAGAAAACAATTTATAACTGGTGCTGCAGAAAGTTTAAACAAGAAATATGGCAAAAGTATAGTTAAAATTGAAATAAAAGACCAGTATAAAAATATGAAGGAAAAAATTGAGCCTGTAAAACATATAGTTGATATCGCTTTTGAAGCGATGAAATCGGTGGATGTAGTTCCAAAAGTTCAACCTATAAGAGGTGGTACAGATGGAGCTAGCTTATCTTTTAAGGGACTTCCTACACCAAATATATTTACTGGAGGACATAATTTCCATGGTAAGTTTGAGTACATACCCGTGTATTCTATGGAAAAAGCTGTAGAAGTAATACTTAAAATAGTCCAGTTATACGGGAAAATGTAA
- a CDS encoding EAL and HDOD domain-containing protein, protein MDAFIARQPIFNKKEKVVAYELLYRDSFENYYKGNDEDKATCNVIANVFSLVGVDKITWGKKAFINFPKKLITDDVIPMLPKNVVIEILETVEPTPRVVNACRYLKGCGYTLALDDFIFDKKYIELLDLADIVKVDFKMARYEKKFILNNTKNNNIKFLAEKVETQEDYNKAKNLGYDLFQGYFFSKPTIVSAKDIPKEKLIYVEILSELSKKNVDIVKLKSLIIKDLSIIYKFLKLINSSMYGLKSKILSPHQAITYLGEIESCKWLYVIVLGSMGSYRSSEIVRASIVRAKFCERIGSKLYPDDLEKQYNFFIVGMLSMLDVILERNMESLLSELFLEKDVREALIGKGNKYREVLDLIISYERARWDECTEFSKKLNINISAVVKEYIFALNWANII, encoded by the coding sequence TTGGATGCATTTATAGCTAGACAACCAATATTTAATAAAAAAGAGAAAGTTGTAGCTTATGAATTGCTTTATAGGGATAGTTTTGAAAATTACTATAAGGGCAATGATGAAGATAAAGCTACGTGTAATGTTATAGCAAACGTTTTTTCTCTCGTTGGAGTAGATAAAATTACATGGGGTAAAAAGGCGTTTATCAATTTTCCTAAAAAGCTCATAACAGATGATGTTATTCCGATGTTACCTAAGAATGTAGTAATTGAAATACTTGAAACCGTTGAACCAACTCCAAGAGTAGTAAATGCGTGCAGATACTTGAAAGGGTGTGGTTATACACTTGCACTTGATGATTTTATATTTGATAAAAAGTACATAGAATTATTAGATTTGGCAGATATAGTTAAAGTGGATTTTAAGATGGCGAGATATGAAAAGAAGTTCATATTAAATAATACTAAAAACAATAATATTAAATTTTTAGCGGAAAAAGTTGAAACGCAAGAAGACTATAATAAAGCAAAAAATTTAGGATATGATCTTTTTCAGGGATATTTTTTTAGTAAGCCAACTATAGTATCAGCTAAAGATATTCCAAAGGAAAAATTAATATATGTAGAAATACTTTCTGAATTAAGCAAAAAAAATGTAGATATTGTAAAATTGAAATCACTTATAATAAAAGATTTGTCTATAATATATAAATTTTTAAAGCTCATAAATTCATCTATGTATGGGCTTAAAAGTAAAATTCTTTCACCGCATCAAGCAATAACCTATCTTGGAGAAATAGAATCTTGCAAATGGCTTTATGTTATAGTTTTAGGAAGTATGGGATCTTATAGGTCAAGTGAAATTGTAAGGGCATCTATTGTAAGAGCTAAATTTTGTGAAAGAATTGGATCAAAGTTATACCCTGATGATTTGGAAAAGCAGTATAACTTTTTTATAGTAGGTATGCTTTCTATGCTCGATGTAATACTTGAAAGGAATATGGAGAGTCTATTGAGCGAACTGTTTTTAGAGAAGGATGTAAGGGAAGCCTTAATTGGAAAAGGTAATAAATATAGGGAAGTCCTTGATTTAATAATTTCCTATGAAAGGGCTAGATGGGATGAATGTACAGAATTTTCAAAGAAGTTAAATATAAATATAAGTGCAGTTGTGAAAGAATACATTTTTGCATTGAATTGGGCTAATATAATATGA
- a CDS encoding LysR substrate-binding domain-containing protein has product MNEIGLFFNPSWENTSTTALINVAENNIGFAVLPFQLIKDHIASGSLGELKIKDMDFNRKLSIVYHKNKLLTSAMKDFIKICHEL; this is encoded by the coding sequence ATGAATGAAATTGGATTATTTTTCAATCCCTCTTGGGAAAATACAAGCACCACAGCCTTAATTAATGTAGCCGAAAATAATATTGGATTTGCTGTACTGCCTTTTCAACTAATCAAAGATCATATTGCCTCAGGTTCTCTAGGAGAACTGAAAATAAAAGATATGGATTTTAATAGGAAACTATCTATTGTATATCACAAGAATAAGTTATTGACGAGTGCTATGAAAGATTTTATAAAGATATGCCATGAACTATAA
- a CDS encoding DUF3298 and DUF4163 domain-containing protein, translated as MPHNHNISKNICPFAKCFFRNKSNSGIILNTAKISPEKFSISYPFIPNPNKEQIINKINTSIINEVSKLFTSQVLFPEKIDFNEILGTYKVMLNKSSLLSILFNMYTYVNKAAHGFTAYSSITLNVNTGQVYNFSDLFNPKIYYVDSLNELANQYIKDNNITLINEYKGITPDQKYYLTPNSLVLYYQVYEYTPYYYGIFEIELPYSKIKNLLSPTSPINLLI; from the coding sequence ATGCCACATAATCATAATATTTCAAAAAATATCTGTCCATTTGCTAAATGTTTTTTCAGAAATAAGTCCAACAGCGGAATTATCTTAAATACAGCAAAAATATCACCTGAAAAATTTAGCATAAGCTATCCATTCATACCAAATCCAAATAAGGAACAAATAATAAATAAGATAAATACTTCTATCATAAATGAAGTAAGTAAACTTTTTACATCTCAAGTCCTATTTCCAGAAAAAATAGATTTTAATGAAATTTTAGGTACTTATAAAGTAATGTTAAACAAAAGCAGTCTTTTAAGTATACTGTTTAATATGTATACTTATGTAAATAAAGCTGCCCACGGATTTACAGCTTACTCTTCCATAACATTAAACGTTAATACAGGACAAGTATACAACTTCAGCGATTTATTTAACCCTAAAATTTATTATGTAGATTCTTTAAATGAACTTGCTAATCAATATATTAAGGACAATAACATTACTCTGATAAATGAGTATAAGGGTATAACTCCAGATCAAAAGTATTACCTTACTCCTAATTCACTAGTGCTTTATTACCAAGTTTACGAATACACACCTTACTACTATGGAATTTTTGAAATTGAATTGCCTTATAGTAAAATAAAAAATCTTTTAAGTCCAACAAGTCCAATAAATTTACTTATATAA
- the pepT gene encoding peptidase T yields the protein MSKVVERFVKYVKYDTRSDENSTTVPTTRGQLELAKELSKELKNIGMEDICLDEHGYITATLPANITKDVPVVGFIAHIDTHPQVSGANVKPRFIEAYNGEDIILNEEKNIVLSPKYFPELKNYIGQTLITSDGTTLLGADDKAGIAEIITVVEFLIQNPKIKHGPIRIAFTTDEEVGKIGEYFNVEKFKADLAYTIDGESIGSLKYENFNAASAKITINGKNTYTGEAKGRMVNSLRIATELMNMFPEKETPENTEGVEGFYHPSFINGKVEKTEIHYLIRDFDNKNFEKRKNFISNVVQTINKKYGKDTVMLEITEQYRNMKEKIEPEKYIVDIAIQAMKEVNVFPDVTPLRGGTDGAKLSYMGLPTPDIFNGVHNIHSKYEYISTYSMEKSVEVILKIIQLFTET from the coding sequence GTGTCTAAAGTTGTAGAAAGATTTGTAAAGTATGTAAAGTATGATACTAGATCCGATGAAAATTCCACAACAGTTCCCACTACGCGGGGGCAGTTAGAGTTAGCTAAGGAATTATCAAAGGAATTAAAGAATATTGGCATGGAAGATATCTGCTTGGATGAGCATGGATACATAACGGCAACACTTCCCGCAAACATTACTAAAGATGTACCAGTAGTAGGGTTTATTGCCCATATAGATACTCATCCTCAAGTTTCAGGTGCTAATGTAAAACCTAGGTTTATAGAAGCCTATAATGGTGAAGATATAATTTTAAATGAGGAAAAAAATATAGTACTTTCTCCCAAATATTTTCCAGAGCTAAAAAATTATATAGGACAAACCTTAATTACATCAGATGGAACTACTCTTCTTGGAGCAGATGATAAAGCGGGTATAGCAGAAATTATTACTGTTGTAGAGTTTTTAATACAAAATCCTAAGATTAAGCATGGGCCTATAAGAATAGCATTTACTACAGATGAAGAGGTAGGAAAAATAGGAGAATATTTTAATGTAGAAAAATTCAAGGCTGATTTAGCCTATACGATAGATGGAGAATCTATTGGAAGTTTAAAATATGAAAACTTTAACGCAGCAAGTGCTAAAATAACTATAAATGGCAAAAATACCTATACCGGTGAAGCTAAAGGGAGAATGGTAAATTCATTGAGAATTGCAACAGAGCTTATGAATATGTTTCCGGAAAAAGAGACCCCTGAAAATACAGAGGGAGTTGAAGGTTTTTATCATCCTTCATTTATTAATGGCAAGGTAGAAAAGACAGAAATCCATTATTTAATAAGAGATTTTGATAATAAAAATTTTGAAAAAAGAAAAAATTTTATTTCTAATGTAGTACAAACTATAAATAAAAAATATGGTAAAGACACAGTGATGCTTGAAATAACTGAGCAGTATAGAAATATGAAAGAAAAAATTGAACCGGAAAAATATATTGTGGATATAGCTATTCAAGCTATGAAAGAAGTAAATGTATTTCCAGATGTAACACCACTAAGGGGAGGAACAGATGGAGCTAAGTTATCTTATATGGGACTTCCCACACCAGATATATTTAATGGTGTTCATAATATCCACAGCAAATATGAATATATCTCAACTTATTCTATGGAAAAATCTGTAGAAGTGATATTGAAAATAATTCAATTATTTACAGAAACATAA
- a CDS encoding OsmC family protein translates to MPLTTVKAVVEKKDGIAVEAHSGGFKVLLDKTKQSGGTNKGMNPAQLLLCTLGGCQAMSIASCADKYGVNIKYLSIELEGDMDSNTSPDSSTSRPGYQDIRFNVNIRTDSPENKVKELVEFVEKTCPMGDSIRNGVPIEPAKISIEKQMHYMV, encoded by the coding sequence ATGCCACTTACAACCGTAAAAGCTGTAGTTGAAAAAAAAGATGGAATAGCAGTAGAAGCACATTCTGGTGGATTTAAAGTATTGCTAGATAAAACTAAACAATCCGGCGGCACCAATAAAGGTATGAACCCTGCCCAACTTTTATTATGTACTTTAGGAGGATGTCAGGCAATGTCTATAGCATCCTGTGCAGATAAATATGGAGTAAATATAAAATACTTATCAATAGAACTTGAAGGTGATATGGATTCAAATACCTCTCCAGATTCTTCTACCTCAAGACCTGGATATCAGGACATAAGATTTAACGTTAACATAAGAACTGATTCTCCAGAAAATAAAGTAAAAGAACTAGTTGAATTTGTTGAAAAAACATGCCCTATGGGAGACAGTATAAGAAATGGCGTACCAATAGAACCAGCTAAAATTTCAATAGAAAAACAAATGCACTATATGGTTTGA
- a CDS encoding D-2-hydroxyacid dehydrogenase, protein MKIVILDGYVLNPGDLSWSSLEKLGDLTVYDKTIFDNSNDDLIIERIRDAEVVFTNKTPISENVFKSCPKLKYLGVFATGYNVVDIKASKKFGVVVTNIPSYSTDAVAQMAVSLLLELTNHVSIHNKAVKEGQWNEIGEWCFWKKPLMELGSKTAGIIGYGKIGQATSKIVQAMGMKVLAYNRHKNKVLESENVKYAELNDVFEKSDVIFLHCPLTEETKGIINSKSIEHMKDGVIIVNNARGPLIVEEDLAHALNIGKVYGAALDVTSREPIEKESPLLKAENCIITPHISWAAKETRERLLNIAVENLKNFLEGNPINVIIL, encoded by the coding sequence TTGAAAATTGTAATATTAGATGGATATGTACTAAACCCAGGTGATTTAAGTTGGTCATCTCTAGAGAAGCTTGGAGATTTAACTGTCTATGACAAAACTATATTTGATAATAGCAATGATGATCTTATAATTGAAAGAATTAGGGATGCAGAAGTAGTATTTACAAATAAAACTCCAATATCTGAAAATGTATTTAAAAGTTGTCCTAAATTAAAATATCTTGGAGTATTTGCAACAGGATATAATGTTGTAGATATAAAGGCATCAAAAAAATTTGGCGTTGTGGTGACAAATATTCCAAGTTACAGCACAGATGCTGTAGCACAAATGGCAGTATCACTTTTGCTTGAACTCACAAATCATGTATCAATTCACAATAAGGCTGTAAAGGAGGGACAGTGGAATGAAATTGGAGAATGGTGTTTCTGGAAAAAACCGCTTATGGAATTAGGCAGTAAGACAGCAGGAATAATAGGATATGGAAAAATAGGGCAAGCAACTAGCAAGATAGTTCAGGCTATGGGAATGAAAGTGCTTGCATATAATAGACATAAAAATAAGGTATTGGAGAGTGAAAATGTAAAGTATGCAGAGCTAAATGATGTATTTGAAAAATCAGATGTAATTTTCCTCCACTGTCCATTAACTGAAGAAACTAAGGGTATAATTAATAGTAAATCTATAGAACATATGAAAGATGGAGTGATAATAGTAAATAATGCTAGAGGTCCTTTAATTGTAGAAGAGGACTTAGCTCATGCATTAAATATTGGAAAAGTATATGGTGCTGCATTGGATGTAACTTCTAGAGAGCCTATAGAAAAAGAAAGTCCTCTTTTAAAAGCAGAAAATTGTATAATTACTCCACATATTTCCTGGGCAGCAAAGGAAACGAGAGAAAGACTCCTAAATATTGCTGTGGAAAACTTAAAAAATTTTTTAGAAGGAAATCCTATAAATGTAATCATACTTTAG
- a CDS encoding LuxR C-terminal-related transcriptional regulator, with the protein MLLNYKYNNTKFLIPKKKCKIIDREKVLSRLDEVLETKLTIISAAAGSGKTTSVISWIYSRKLNHNTVWISLDERDDNLDIFWRSIITAIEKFKNNDMDCKQADLIQDQDISSESAVNMALASISSVNRDLILVIDDLHFVKNEDILVEIKHFIDGISDNIHIIITSRTKLSINISKLRLDGEVTEIGKEDLSFSLEETDEFIKTNMEITMPKESVQILNKYTEGWIAGIQMTVLSIKERKNVTEMNEKFIESNKYIQDYFCEEIFNRQSEEIKEFLLKTCILDELNIELCNAVSCMENSQQILEKIYDKNLFINKLDYDGKLFKYDILFKKFLMSKANVINKEEMREASNKAAKWYENNGRINNAVNQYISIENYEQAIEVIEDKCIKETFTNEYFYVENWLKNIPQDVIVKNARFCIIYMYTYIYDDINYKKYLEFAEKALQSCTDEDYKKECLGILYIIRGDKSYIELDYKKSISYYENALNYLGKDMFWHTIINLKSGIVYFYIQDFVLEEKFFHESIILSQSYKDNTLYLMTNRIIIFAKLLKGELNECENICNTCLNSTISNDLEKSSLMSIFYVALALVYYEKNYIIKAEEYVFKGLELVEEWDFYTAFIGYYVYSGVALKNNKKNQKSELNKIYEKVQELSKKYKNNKLADKYYFYKLKDHFKVLEMERFIEYGRIKCVEKYIAKRDFKIAEELVVFSKILMCKGKNEDALMLLNKILASDKEKDNKNLIIRAYIFRSEILSQKDQYENATKDLRQALIIGYKSGFVRLFLIKQTKARKILIKTIKSMKFNKDYYEMGDYLNKILSLYSTKEDSQIISKREREVLMLIEKGAKNSEIAKRLFITESTAKSHILNIFSKLSVRNRIEAVAKAKEIGII; encoded by the coding sequence ATGTTATTAAATTATAAGTACAATAATACTAAATTTTTAATTCCAAAAAAGAAATGTAAGATTATAGACAGAGAAAAGGTTTTAAGTAGGCTAGATGAAGTTTTGGAAACTAAGCTTACAATTATATCTGCAGCAGCAGGTAGTGGAAAAACTACTTCCGTTATTTCATGGATATACTCAAGAAAACTAAATCATAATACAGTATGGATTTCTTTAGATGAAAGGGACGACAATTTAGATATTTTTTGGAGATCAATTATTACAGCTATTGAAAAGTTTAAAAATAATGATATGGATTGCAAACAAGCAGATCTTATCCAAGACCAAGACATATCAAGTGAATCGGCAGTAAATATGGCATTAGCTAGTATTTCATCTGTAAATAGGGATTTAATACTTGTAATAGATGATTTACATTTTGTAAAGAATGAGGATATACTTGTGGAAATAAAACATTTTATTGACGGTATTTCTGATAATATTCATATTATAATAACAAGTAGGACAAAGCTGAGCATAAATATTTCTAAGTTAAGGTTGGATGGAGAAGTAACGGAGATAGGTAAAGAAGATCTTAGTTTTTCATTAGAAGAGACAGATGAGTTTATAAAAACCAATATGGAAATTACAATGCCAAAGGAAAGTGTACAAATATTAAATAAGTATACAGAGGGCTGGATAGCAGGAATTCAAATGACGGTATTATCTATAAAAGAAAGAAAAAATGTAACGGAAATGAATGAAAAATTTATTGAAAGTAATAAGTATATTCAGGATTATTTCTGTGAAGAAATTTTTAATAGGCAATCAGAAGAAATTAAAGAGTTTTTATTAAAAACGTGTATTTTAGATGAATTAAATATTGAGTTATGCAATGCTGTTAGCTGCATGGAAAATAGTCAGCAAATTTTAGAAAAAATATATGATAAAAATTTGTTTATTAATAAATTGGATTATGATGGAAAATTATTTAAATATGATATACTTTTTAAGAAATTTTTAATGAGTAAAGCAAATGTTATAAATAAGGAAGAAATGCGTGAAGCTAGCAATAAGGCCGCTAAATGGTATGAAAATAATGGACGTATAAATAATGCTGTTAATCAGTATATAAGCATAGAAAACTATGAGCAAGCAATAGAAGTAATTGAAGATAAATGTATTAAGGAGACTTTTACCAATGAATATTTTTATGTAGAAAATTGGTTAAAAAACATACCACAAGATGTTATTGTAAAAAATGCTAGGTTTTGTATCATATATATGTATACGTATATATATGATGACATCAATTATAAGAAATATTTAGAGTTTGCGGAAAAAGCACTGCAGAGTTGTACTGATGAAGATTACAAGAAAGAATGCTTAGGTATATTGTATATTATTAGAGGAGATAAAAGTTATATCGAATTAGATTATAAAAAAAGTATTTCATATTATGAAAATGCTTTGAATTATTTAGGAAAAGACATGTTTTGGCATACAATAATAAATCTAAAATCAGGTATAGTATATTTTTATATACAGGATTTTGTTTTAGAAGAAAAGTTTTTTCATGAATCAATAATTTTAAGTCAATCCTATAAGGATAATACTTTGTATTTAATGACTAATAGAATAATTATTTTTGCAAAGTTACTTAAAGGAGAATTAAATGAATGCGAAAATATATGTAATACATGCTTAAATAGCACTATAAGTAATGATTTAGAAAAATCTTCACTGATGTCAATTTTTTATGTAGCACTAGCACTAGTGTATTATGAAAAAAATTATATTATAAAAGCAGAGGAGTACGTATTTAAGGGATTAGAGCTTGTTGAAGAATGGGATTTTTATACGGCATTTATAGGGTATTATGTATATTCTGGAGTAGCCCTCAAAAATAATAAGAAGAATCAAAAGAGTGAATTAAATAAGATTTATGAAAAAGTACAAGAATTATCTAAAAAATATAAGAACAATAAGTTAGCAGATAAATACTATTTTTATAAATTAAAAGATCATTTCAAAGTGCTGGAAATGGAGAGGTTTATAGAGTATGGCAGAATTAAATGTGTAGAAAAGTATATTGCAAAAAGGGATTTTAAAATTGCAGAAGAACTTGTTGTGTTTTCTAAAATACTCATGTGTAAAGGGAAAAATGAAGATGCATTAATGTTATTAAATAAGATTTTAGCTTCTGATAAAGAAAAAGATAACAAGAATTTAATTATAAGAGCCTATATTTTTAGATCAGAAATTCTTTCACAAAAGGATCAATACGAAAATGCCACAAAGGATTTAAGACAAGCTTTAATAATTGGATATAAGAGTGGTTTTGTCAGGTTATTTTTAATAAAGCAGACAAAGGCAAGAAAAATCTTGATAAAAACTATTAAGTCTATGAAATTTAACAAGGATTATTATGAAATGGGGGATTATTTAAATAAAATACTAAGTTTGTATTCAACTAAGGAAGATAGCCAAATAATAAGTAAAAGAGAAAGAGAAGTGTTAATGCTAATAGAAAAAGGAGCCAAAAATTCAGAAATAGCAAAGAGATTATTTATTACAGAAAGTACTGCTAAAAGTCATATATTAAACATATTTAGCAAACTGAGTGTGCGAAATAGAATTGAAGCTGTAGCGAAGGCAAAAGAGATAGGGATTATTTAA